The Solanum pennellii chromosome 11, SPENNV200 genome contains a region encoding:
- the LOC107004330 gene encoding uncharacterized protein LOC107004330: MAQERNVNEGLSRGKGMTQHSQTSSEANCSRGGLGRGKRPVEHEDTSGGQTRPFKRPRMVGVGIYQAEDGFTTLNPGLSSRRVINTGTKVTKRADVVTGDIGYTPVRGFKWKGKTTITSSNLERMRAEKVIKTRSVAAANAANSQGQTTSSSKTSVPWK; encoded by the exons ATGGCTCAAGAAAGAAATGTGAATGAAGGACTAAGTAGAGGAAAAGGAATGACTCAACATAGTCAAACTAGTTCTGAAGCAAACTGCAGTAGAGGAGGCCTAGGAAGAGGGAAGAGACCAGTAGAACATGAGGACACTAGTGGAGGACAAACAAGACCTTTTAAAAGGCCAAGAATGGTGGGTGTTGGCATATACCAAGCTGAAGATGGATTTACAACTCTCAAT CCTGGATTGTCAAGTAGAAGAGTCATCAATACTGGTACAAAAGTTACAAAGAGGGCTGATGTTGTCACTGGTGATATTGGCTACACACCAGTACGTGGATTCAAATGGAAGGGGAAGACAACTATTACCAGTAGCAACCTGGAAAGAATGAGGGCTGAAAAGGTTATCAAAACTAGGTCTGTAGCTGCTGCTAATGCTGCTAATAGCCAAGGCCAAACAACTTCAAGTAGTAAAACTTCTGTGCCATGGAAGTAG